A DNA window from Jaculus jaculus isolate mJacJac1 chromosome 1, mJacJac1.mat.Y.cur, whole genome shotgun sequence contains the following coding sequences:
- the LOC123458741 gene encoding basic proline-rich protein-like: MLTTIPPTPHRPAAIHTPAGDCHRPASALHGRSSERSSAPGCQGDTQGGPRCPASASPAASSPSQPLRPAALLEGGPIVARVPQGRSREPPGRHPRPQCACPSACITPHARGAVQSPGALANARARARALHKGRFASLGCPLTAAQRLASGACPGPWPRGPQPRPPNSGNRRPSPPIPPVPSPAPARRRPHPPVPPGSSDGTFGFAWVASPCQEAARARKQGSGEERAGRHPPGRLPPLEAGATRPGPGPGPAAAGVVPCGAVGPEGRGRVHAETWGGCWTGRKPQRERRRGARPGRKSSTGARRAHKADLPWPLPSLQSTLDSRPVVRMAERSKALRSVPPSSTGRSAKDLQLSPDARANGAQRGQATTTQPPLIGAESPEEPDSGPPRASAASHVGTRRASRTQEPSSSHILTPSPAVLPLGHFHCPGLLRSKPSPMWLGFWSWRRLGDLSLPTLPALGPRCPPLRSPHRAAAQRQRERSRWWPCAPPPPPAGPHARRPPTVSKLWLHCL, from the exons atgctcaccactataccaccaacgcCGCACCGCCCGGCTGCCATCCACACGCCAGCCGGGGACTGCCACCGGCCCGCCTCCGCCTTGCACGGGCGCTCGTCGGAGCGCTCCTCAGCTCCTGGATGCCAAGGGGACACCCAAGGCGGCCCTCGGTGTCCCGCCAGCGCCAGCCCTGCCGCGTCCAGCCCAAGCCAGCCGCTAAGACCAGCTGCGCTCCTCGAAGGGGGCCCCATCGTCGCCCGCGTGCCACAGGGACGGTCGAGGGAGCCGCCTGGCCGCCACCCGCGGCCCCAGTGTGCTTGCCCATCCGCCTGCATCACACCTCACGCCCGGGGGGCCGTCCAGTCTCCGGGAGCCCTCGCAaacgcccgcgcccgcgcccgcgccctgCACAAGGGGCGCTTCGCTTCGCTTGG CTGCCCCCTGACGGCGGCCCAGCGTCTGGCGTCTGGCGCCTGCCCGGGCCCCTGGCCCCGGGGGCCCCAGCCGCGCCCCCCAAACTCTGGCAACAGGCGACCCTCGCCACCCATCCCCCCCGTACCTAGCCCCGCACCCGCTCGCCGTCGCCCCCACCCGCCCGTCCCTCCCGGCTCCTCGGACGGGACCTTCGGCTTCGCTTGGGTCGCCTCGCCATGCCAGGAAGCGGCGCGGGCTCGCAAGCAGGGCTCTGGGGAGGAGCGCGCCGGCCGCCATCCGCCCGGCAGGCTCCCACCACTGGAAGCCGGCGCCACCCGGcctggccccggccccggccccgctgCGGCGGGCGTGGTCCCTTGTGGGGCCGTGGGGCCCGAGGGACGCGGGCGCGTGCACGCGGAGACGTGGGGAGGCTGCTGGACGGGCCGTAAGCCCCAGCGCGAGAGGCGACGCGGGGCCAGGCCAGGAAGAAAGTCGTCCACGGGCGCCCGGCGGGCTCACAAGGCCGACCTGCCCTGGCCGCTTCCCAGCCTGCAAAGCACACTCGACTCTCGGCCCGTCGTCAGGATGGCCGAGCGGTCTAAGGCGCTGCGTTCAG TCCCTCCCAGTTCCACAGGGAGGTCCGCCAAAGACCTGCAGCTCAGCCCGGACGCCCGAGCCAACGGAGCCCAGCGAGGCCAGGCTACGACCACCCAGCCCCCTCTAATAGGGGCGGAATCGCCCGAGGAGCCTGACAGCGGGCCTCCCAGGGCCTCGGCGGCCTCACACGTTGGCACTCGGAGAGCCAGTCGCACTCAAGAGCCCTCTTCGTCCCACATCCTAACTCCTTCTCCCGCCGTTCTTCCCCTTGGCCACTTCCATTGTCCCGGCCTCCTGCGGAGCAAGCCCTCGCCCATGTGGCTGGGCTTCTGGTCTTGGAGGCGACTTGGGGACCTTTCCCTGCCCACACTGCCTGCCCTGGGGCCACGCTGCCCTCCGCTCCGCAGTCCACACAGGGCAGCTGCCCAGAGACAGCGGGAGCGCTCCAGGTGGTGGccttgcgccccccccccccccccagctggccCACATGCCCGTCGCCCTCCCACAGTCTCCAAGCTCTGGCTGCACTGCCTCTAG